TTCAACAAGCTTAAAGGTAACACCATTTCTTATTATTCGCATTGATAAACTATCCAAGATTCTAACATGCAATGTTACTTTTATGTTTTCTCCTATTTAAACAGGAAAGCCACTGAAAAGCTTACCAGATTTACTTAAGGAATACAACTTACCACCAGGACTCTTCCCACAAAACATAATCTGCTACGAATTCGACGAGACCAAGAACAAACTCACTGTCTTCTTCTCTACACCGTGCGAAGTCACATTCAAAGACGGATCAGCGATAAGGTACGCCACGCGCGTGAAAGGGATCTTGCTTAGAGGGAAACTGATGGGTGTTGAAGGGATGAAGACAAAAGTGTTGGTTTGGGTTAAAGTCACGACAGTCTCAGTGGAGAGCTCGAAGTCAGACAAGCTCTGGTTCACTGCTGGTGTCAAGAAATCTCGGTCCAAGAATGTTTACGACACACCTCATGACGCTATCAAAGTCGTTGGAGAGTTGTAGAATATGTTGTTTTCAACGGTTATTACCATATTTGATTCATAATTGGTTGTATTTGCATCTTGGGAAGAGGTATATATATAACTCTCATCTGGTTAAATGCATTTCTTGTTGGCCATCCTAGATCTCATtatctcttttgttttgtttctgttaTTTCGTGACTTGTAAGTTCGTACCAAGAATATGTTTTGTTACTATTACATCAATTAAATCCTTGAGATATCCGACTCATATGTAAATGTGAATGTAATTATGTAAAGTGCATATCATCTGTTGTTTAAGTATGTGTATTTCACTCCATTACAATAATTGTTGCAAGT
This genomic interval from Brassica napus cultivar Da-Ae chromosome A6, Da-Ae, whole genome shotgun sequence contains the following:
- the BNAA06G33720D gene encoding uncharacterized protein At5g01610, coding for MEKVLTKVTSFKVGGSWVSKKAKEELSNITNDLTTFSSTVEEKAKWVFNKLKGKPLKSLPDLLKEYNLPPGLFPQNIICYEFDETKNKLTVFFSTPCEVTFKDGSAIRYATRVKGILLRGKLMGVEGMKTKVLVWVKVTTVSVESSKSDKLWFTAGVKKSRSKNVYDTPHDAIKVVGEL